GGGTAACCCGCCACGTCCGGTGACATTAAACTTATTATTTTCTCCTTCAGCAAAGGCGGCACAGCTTGTGTCTATGAGTGCTGATATATCTACTGGCAGCGTGGGTAGTTCCACAAATTCTTTGCTGGGGTCAAGATATAATGTATTGAGAATCACCTGACCTTCTAAAGTCGGGCTGATTTGGGAAAATGCTGTAATATCGTTGGTTGATAATTTTTCAGGGTTCAATTGGTTTGGGTCGGTGGTTCCCAACAGGCGGATCAAGTCTTCTCGACTACGCTGTTCGATGAAAAAATTACTTACAGATGTGATTTTGATATTGCCACCACCCCCACTAAATGCATTAGCGGTAATGTCGCTGTTTTCATTGGGGAGAGTAACAATAAAGCCATTGGGAATATTGATGGTTATGTTGCCACCATTGCCACTACCACTGACTGCATTGGTGGAGATAAAACTCCTAGAATTCTGAGAATTCTGACCACGTAACAAAAGTAAACTTCCTATCTGTAGGTCAATATCTCCACCCCTACCTATGTTGCTTGCATTGCTACGAATACTCGAACCATCTAGCATCTGCAATTTCTTTGCACTAATGCTGATTTTTCCACCATTAGCCTCGCCACTAGTGTTTGTATTGATAATTGCAGACTTGAGGTCAAAAGAGTTTGCGACTTTAAAGACGATTTCTCCAGCTATACCTCTGTTCTGTGTACTGCTATTAACCTCCGCACCTGAAATCTCCCCATTCTTGGCAGTTATGCTGATAGTTCCAGCATTACCCGTACCTTCACTCTTAGCATTTATATTTGCGCCATTCACCACCTTAAAAGAGTCTGCGGCACTAATAGAGATGTCGCCTGATTTACCTGAATTAGACGCAACGCTATTGATATTTCCACCTGAAATCTGCACATTGTTGACATCAATTTTGATAGTTCCAGCATCACCCCTACCAGAACTGTTAGCTTGTATATCTACATTGGTCAGCTCAAAAGAGTCTGCGACATTAAACTTGATTTCTCCGGCTTTACCTGTGCTCCCCGTAGTGCTACTGATACCCCCCCTTCGAGTTCAAAAGAATTTGCGTTGATGTTGATTTTTCCGCCATTACCTGCACCATAGTTATAGCTGGGTAGCCCACTTCCACCGGTAAGTTTAAAAGAATTAGCGTTAATGTTTATTGCTGCGATATTCCCTGTAGCTGTATAAGAGGTTTTGCTGTTTAGCCCACTTCCAATGCTAGCAACAAAAGAATTCTTAGCTATGACGGTAATGTCTCCCGCGCTTCCCGATGCTGTTGCCTGAGTTTGTGCGGTAGCGTAATTGTCCAACTTTATATTGTTGGCTTCCAGCTTTATTTGTCCGCCGTTGCCAGAACTAGAGGTGTAAGCGCCGATGTTGGATTTATCGACATTGATCGCATCGCCAACAATGCTGATTTGTTGCCCATTTTTGTCGCTTAGTGTATCAGATCGTACTATTGATTCTGAAGTGAAATTAATATTTTTACCAGCGATTGCGATCGCACCACCGCCATTTCCTGTAGCACCAATAAACGAATTCTTTGAAAACCCGATGTCTGCAAAACTGGTCGCACCTTCATAACCCAGCTTCCAACCTTGTTCTATCGGCGCGAGACTCACAGCCTGATTGCTACCAACACTACCGATTTCAATACGTCCTGCTGGTGACTTGAGAATGCCACCCTCAATAGACACATTCCCTCCCACCAATGCTAAGGTTTTCCCCTCACTCACTTGCAATCCTGGTTGGCTACTGTTAAGAAAGGGATTAGGTTGATTGGCAAAATCGTCACGATTATACTTGATGATATCGTCTTGAATTGCACCCTCCAGTTTTTATGGTATTTGCACCAATACTCAGTCAGTCACAATTATGGGTTCAATTTTATCTTAATTGTGCAAACAATAAATAAAGGAGTTTATTTATAATTCAATAGAGTTCAGTTAAGGGTTGATCGTCCCTAGCCCACGCCAGTCGCTACAACGGAGGGAACCTCCGCAACGCGCTGGCTCTCCTTAAAAAGGAGGGAACTGAGCAAGCTTTTTAAGAGGAGCCAGCGCCGTGGGCGGGTTTCCCGCAAAGTCGAGCCAGCGCCGTGCGGGGGTTCCCCCCGTTGAGGCGTCTGGCGTTGCCGGACGGAATCTTCCGCCCGGCAGACTTTGCGACTTGAGGCGTCTAGCGTGCTTGGGGGATCTTAAATACCACTAACAGCAAGCGTATTGATTTATAATTAAGCCGAATGAGGTTCTATCGCAACCGCTTTCTCTTCATCCTTCGATGGTAAGCTCAACTTATCTAAAATCTCCAACATTTCCCGCTCAAAAGTAACTTGAGCACGATTCGTTTTTCCACCCACATATAAGCGACTATCTTTCTGCAACACCCAAATTTGGGAGTGAGAAAAGTAACTCATCACTACACCTAGCATCAGCAAGGCAAATCCTGTATAAACAACTGGTATTCCTGGATCAGCTTTAATTTGCAAGCCAGTACTACCAAGGACATCCAGAATTTTCAACGTCACACCATTGACTTGGGTAGACATTCCAGTGCGAACAGTGTCAACCAACTTGCCAGTTGCATCATAAATCAACACCGTTCCCTGCAAGTCTTTTGTGAGTAGAGAGACACCCTCACTCAAATCTGGTTTAGTCGGAATCCAAGTTCCCCAGATGCGTCCCTGACCGTTGGTGTTTAGTTGCGCCATAGGTAGTTGAAAAATAGGGCTTTTGTTCACACGGACTCGAACAGCAGAAATTCCCCAATCAGTTTGATAGAAAGTCACGCCGCGATAACGCAGAGGACTGTTGACGAAAATCGTCTTGCGGTCAACTTCCTGTTCTTGATTGTTCAAAACAGACATGTCTGAGTAAAACTGGTCAATTCCACCAGAAGCAGTGTAGTCAATCCAAAAGCGATTGACTCGCACAGACCAATCTTTAGATACTGCTGTTGCCCAAGGCCCCGCATCTATGATATTTTTCACTTGAAAGGTATTACCACTGCTCACCATTTCCTGAGCAACAAAACCAGTCATTGCTCCCCAAATAGATCCCAGAAGAATTGTCACAATACCAACATGAACCACAATCGGCCCGATGCGTCCGATCAGACCTTTGCGGGCGTAGAGAGAATCATCTTTTTCTTGAAAAACTTTGTAGCGGCGATTTTGCAAAAGTTGAGTCAGGGAATTCACAGAACCATTGTCTACTTCAGCACTCAAAGCTAACTTTTGAAATTGACGGGGTTCATCATAAAATTTCCACCGACGGGCAGCTTTTAAAGCTGGTAGCTGACGAGTAAAAGTACAAGCAGTTAAACTTGTCCCAAAAAAGATGAGTAATGCTAAAAACCACCAAGTTCGATAAACATGGTCTAAGCCCAGTGTTAAGAGAACTTTCCAGGTGAGAAAACCAAATAAAGCTGGGTGTTCTGGATAGTTAGCTTGGTAGAACGCTAACGATTGACCTTGCTCTATAACTGTACCAGTGACGCTGAAGATTGCAATGGCTAACAGCATCACGATTGCTAAGCGTAAATCTGTCAGCACGGGCAGTAACTCTTGTCGCAATAACCGCCCAAATGCTGACCATATAGATTTTTTGTCAACTGAATTTTCTATAGTCATTTATCTAATATTTACCTGAAAATTTCCACTGGAATCCGAGAAACTAAAGAAAGCACACCAAATCCTACCAACAAAGCACCACTGACTGGGTTAATCCAACCTGACCAACGCCGCAATTCTAGCAATTTCTTAATAGAAGCTGTAAACGTACCGGCTAAGATTAACGGTGCGACATAACCTGCTGTGTAGGAAATCAGCAAAACAGCACCTAGAATTAAGTCTTGTGTGTTGGCAACCCAACCAAGTAAGCTTGCTAAAACAGGAGTACTGCAAGGAGAGGCGACGACACCGAAACTCAGACCAATCAAATAAGCCCGCACTCCTTGCGGTAATTCTTTAGAAATCCACTCTGTTCCACCAAAAGAGGGCAATTGCAATGGTAAGGCTTCTAATAAATTCAGCCCCATGAGAATGGCTATGATACTGACAATAATTGGTAACCCAATTCCTACCTGACCATAGACTTTTCCTACAAAAGCTGCTATAATACCTAGTGCTGCCAGGGTAGTAGCCAATCCCAAAGCAAACCATGTTGATTGGGCAACGGCTTGCAGACGGCTTTTAGCTTCATAACCACCGATATAACCAATCGTAATCGGTAGCATGGAAAGCATACAAGGTGTGAGGCTAGTGAGCAACCCAGCGATAAAAATGACGCCAACACTCAGCAAACTTAAGTGCGTGAGTTGGTTGGCGACAAGGGTGTTAGCAAATTGTTCTAGTTCGTAAAGTCGGGTTTGCAGGGTTTCAAGCATGGGAGATCTAAAAGCAGGAAATGCTTAGTATGCTTGAATTTTAGCTTAATTTTGGATTGAGGCTCCACGGGTCACCACACCTCTTGGTAACCCAAGCTGTTCTGGAGTGACAGGTTTACCCTCCTGCACGAAATCAAAACTGTTTTTCATCATTGGCCCGTGGATGAATATTGTCCACGCTTGTTGATGATCTTTGATCCAGATGCTGTGGTGTTTGTATGCAGAGCGGAAAATAATTGAACCTGGTCCATACCACTTTACCCCATCCTCAGTTTTCTCCCAATAGCCACCCTTCAAAATCAGACTGACGTTAGGCCAAGGATGATTGTGAAGTACTCCTTTATACCATTCTGGTCGGTCTAAAATATGGTTAAGTGTGATATTAAACCACTTATTTGCTGAGAACAAGATAAAGTGGGTATGCTGTCGAGCTTGTGTCTTTGCTAGATTGTTGTAGGCAGTTAGGACAGGTCGAGATTCTAGATACTTTTTGAACCATTTTTGAAACATAGTAGATATTTTCTATCAAGCAAAAAAGATGCCATTACATTGATAGTATATCCTGTAAATTATGTTAAAAAAAGTACTAGAATTAACAGGCTCGCAAATTTGAGGTTTTATCTTTGGGCATGGACATAGTCCACAAAGTAAAATTTAGGACTCAGCCAGAATTTAAGCCAAGTATAAACTGATAGACTTAATAATGCGGTAATCACTAAGGGTAAACCAACTTTAACTCGGAGTGTATCAGGAAGGATCGCAACTCCGGAAACAGTAATGGCAAAATATGCTAAGAGCACTACCTGCAAACGCTGTATTGTCCTCAGCGCACCTCGGCAGCTACTGCAATGCTGAGTGTGCTGTTTGTAGCGATTTAGCACGAAGGAGCGATTATTATTAATTTCCAAGTTTTCTGGAACACGAACAAGGTTATAGCTCTTGATCCAGGAGTTAGAACTTTTATCACAGGCTTCGATGGCAGCGATTTCCTGGAGTTTGGGAACGGGGATTTTAACAATATTGCTAAGCTCTGTTCGGATACCACCTTCACTCGGTGATGTTGTACTCGATGTCCAGGATGTCTCTGATGTCGGAAAATGTCTGGGTTAAAAGTATCAGTGGTATCCACTGCTGTTGACACCTTCGTAAAACATCACGTACTGACGATTGATTTTCAGCACATGAGGTAAAACCTTGGTTAAAAGAGCAGTGGTGCATACCATCCGTAAACGCAGAGTATGTTTTGAGTAATGACTAGCAGATATTTCTGCCCATGACTTCAAATTGGCGAAACCTCAAAACAAAAGTGGCGTAGATGTGCAGTTTAAGTATCTACTCCACATCTACGCCAGGTCTGTATTGCATCACTTTTTATACAGCCTTATTGATTGTTTCCACTACTATCTGAAGGAACTTGTTCTGACGGCAAAGATGGATTTTGAGGCAGACGTAATTGGTCGCCCGAATTATTTAGATTGTCAGATGTGCCTAGACTTCTTCTTTTGCGCTGACCGGAGGGTTGCTCTCCATTCTGCTCGGAAGAAGAATTTTGCTCTAATGGCGGATTTAAAGTCGGTGGCTGTGGAGTTACTTGTCCGGAACTTGGTAGTATGGGTGTTCTTGGTGTATCTTGCCCGCCCGTGATCCCAGTATCTGGAGTGGTTAACGGGGCTGTTTCTGGAGGTGTTGATAAGGCTCGTCTTTTACGTCCAGAATTTTCTTGCTCATTAACAGCTTCGCGGCTTCTCTGTTCTGATTCTTGTTGTCTTTTTCTCTGAGCCTCTAGTCTTTCTTGTCTTTCTCTTTGACGTTGTTGAGCTTCTTGGTTAGTTCGCGAGCCTTGGATAGCAAAATTGGCAAATAATTGTACGTTTTGTCTGCCAGCAGCTCCAGAATTTAATTTAAAGTCTTTTGCAGAGTCTACCAGTGCGTTATCCAGTTCTTTGTGACCACTAGGGCTGATAAGCCGGACGTTCTTAACATTACCATTTTTGTCAATATCAAAAGCAACACCTGGTCTGCCTTCAACACCTCGCTGTTTAGACTTTTCTGGATACTTGATATCACATTTGATACACTCCGCAAAATCTAACTGTGTTGGAGCTGGGATTTTTGGTTTTGGGCGTGCAGCGACTTCTGTCTTAGGACTTCGTCCACTACCAGTACCAGAACCGATACCTGAACCAGTACCAGAACCGATACCTGAACCAGTACCAGAACCGATGCCTGAACCAGTACCAGAACCGATACCTGAGCCACTACCAGAACCGATACCTGAACCGGTACCTGAGCCGATACCTGAGCCACTACCAGTACCAATACCAGTACCAGTACCTGTGCCAGATCTCACAGTGCCTTCTCCTGAACCGGTGGCAATACGGGGACTATTACCCCCGCCACCGCCACCGCCACCTCCAGCAGGTGGAATTTCTCTGGGGGTTCGTAAAGGTGGAATTTCTCTGGGGGTTCGTAAAGGTGGCAACGTCTGTGTCAAATTTTGTTCCGGCTGTGGTGGAGCAGGATCAGGAATTTTTGGTAAAGGCTTTAGCTCTGGCTTCTCTACTGGAGGTGTTACTATTTTTGGGGGCGGGACTACAGGTTTTGTGACTACCACTGTTCGTTTAGGCTGCACAGGAGGCTTGGGCACTACTACTGTTTGCTTGGGCGGTACTATTGGCTTGGGCACCACTGGCGGAAGCACAGGAGGCTTTGGCAGGACTGGTGGTGGTTGTTGAACTAAGGGTTTGATTGGCTCTACAATCTTTGGTTTCGGAGCCTGTTGAACAGGTTTTACTGGCTCTATAGGTTTTTCTATAGGTTTTGGAGCAGGCGTTTCAATAATCGCCACTTCTATAGGTTCTTTGTCAATTTCTTGCCCTAGGTTCAAAATATTGTTTACTATACCGGAAGCGAGTACACTCGCGTGGATCCCTAATGAGGCTATCACACTGAAAGCGAGAAATGCCTTAAGCGCCCTTTCTTCTTTACCCCGTTGCTCTATAGCTGTACCAGAGAAAGCTGTACCAGAGAAGCTCATAATTTAATGCCACCAATTATCAGCAACTTAGGAAGATTAAAACATTTACGAGCAAATGTCAATTAGCCTATTAGGACTATTACTGACTTTGTATCGAGTGAAATGTAGCTTCAGCTTAGTATCTGTAGTAATTCAACAAATTTAGAGATCATGGTTGATTACTTAGAGAGAAACAACTTCCATCCCTGCATGGCGAAATAAGTGGACAATTGTAGGTTTCATCTTTCAGCCGCTAGCTGTATCAGAGAAGATCATAGTTTCATGCTATTTTTAGACAGTAAATATTAAAACATTTATAAGCAAATGTCAATCAGGCTATCAAAATAAACGCTGACTGAATTTCGAGTGAAATATCGCCGAAACATGTTACCTGTGCTAAGTTGATAACGCTAAACAATAAAGTAAATTGAAAGTGAATTGTCAGAGTATGAACATAAATTTTTATTTTCTTGAAAATATATTGAGAAGTTATATCATTTACAACCCATAATCTGGTAGCCTAACAAAATTAGTGGCTTGAGAGAAGAGTACATGGCGATTAAAAATTTGTTCGAGGCAGGCGGTGTGGTCATGTGGCCACTGCTGGCTTTCTCTGTACTGGCAGTTGCTTTGATTATTGAGCGCGTTAGATTTTGGGTTAAGATTAATAATCGGCAAAATCGCGTGGTGCGAGAGGTGTTGAACCTTTACCGTCGTGATAATGTTGTTGGTGCAATGGATCAATTGCAGAAAAATGCAGATTTACCCATCGCACGAATTTTTATAACGGCTTTAGAACTGGAAGAACCAAATCCAGAAGAATTCCGCTTGGCGTTAGAAAGTGAAGCACAAGCTGAGATACCTTTGCTCAAGCGTTTTCAAAATATCTTCGATACTATCATCTCTCTAGCACCACTGTTGGGACTTCTGGGAACTGTTTTAGGATTGATTGTCTCTTTTGCCTCACTCAACATTGGTGATGTCGGAGCTTCTAAAACAGGAGGTGTAACGGCTGGTATTAGTGAAGCGTTAGTTTCTACTGCATCAGGATTAGTTGTTGCGATTTTTGTACTCCTATTTGCCAACACATTTCGGGGACTTTACCTGCGCCAAATTGCGCTGATTCAGGAGTATGGCGGACAACTAGAATTACTTTATCGCCGTCGCTATGAAAGAGGAGACAGGACTTATGCGTCTGCAAGATGAACCGGATTTACCACCACAGATTAACATTGTGCCGATGATTGACGTGATATTTGCGATCTTGACGTTTTTTATCATGTCAACGCTGTTTTTAACACGGTCAGAAGGGTTACCAGTCAATTTACCCAAAGCAGCTACAGGACAAGCAGAACGCCCAGCACAAGTCACAGTGACAATCAATAAGAGTGGGCAAATGTTTTTAGACAAGCAGGTGATTAGTATAGAACAGTTAGAAAACGGTGTGCGACAAAAAGTACAGCCACAGCAGCAGATGATGGTTGTGATAAATGCAGATGAAGGAGTCAATCACGGTCAAGTTGTCGCAGTGATGGATAAAGTCCGGAAAGTGGAGGGAGCAAAATTAGCGATCGCCACTCAAAAACCATAGTTATTTGTCATCTGCAATATTGGACATCTTGCATGAAACTTAAAAATTTAGAGGGAATAGCAAAAAGGGAACTCTTAAGACCAGTGCACCCCAGAACGTGAGATTGAAATAAGGACGCCTTGTTTTATCAGTCTCGTCGTGCCCTCAAAACAATTCTTTGTTTGAAATGGGCTTTTAACCCACAACGCGCATTTTATTTTCTGTACCCTATTAAGCGTTAAGGTTCCCTGTTACCTCTTTTTTCTTACAAATAAAATGCAAGATGACTATAAATTATCTATTTTCAGGGGTACCTACCACCCAAGTATCAGTTGGTATTTTTGTTTGCAATTCACTCATTTGCTAACTGCTGGACTTTAGACTAAGACACAACAAAACAGCGCAACAGTAAGAATTTGATGCGCGTAATTCAGAACTAATGTAGAAATTAAAAAAATAAAGTTTTTAAGCGGGCAATGATTGTTTCTGAGTCCGATTTTTTGTGCTTTTTTTAACGATATTAGGGCTTATCATCCAGATGAAAGACATATTCATCTGTGTTTATCTGCGGTTGCTGAACTGTTTGATGTATTTTACTCAATTGAAAACCGCTATCTTGTTGCTGCAACCAATCCTTACCTAACACAATAGTGATATGCAAGTCGATCTCAGGAGTGCTTGGCGCTTGAACTTTTCCAAATCCCAAAGTCTTGCGAATTGCTTCGGCACTAGCACTATCTGTTTGTTGGGCGACAATCTCAGTTACACTAACAGGTTCAATCCAAGCATAAGACATAGAAACGTTGGTATAACCAGCTTGTTGTAATTTTGTGATCAAATCTTGCACACTGGTGCTATTGCTAGCTGTAGTATCTTGAATATCTATTTGTACAGTACTTGGATCAGATGCTTGTAATGTCTTAACAGGTTCCAAATCAAAATTTTGAGTCATCATAGCTGCGATGCGATCAGAATCTGGTATCCAATAGCTACTATCAAATTCTCCCTTCTGGCTATATCTACCTGGAACCGTTAACATTTCTACATTTGACCCTTTGTTTTGCATTCCAAAGCCTGCGAGTGTTATCAATTCTTCAACTGTCAAATTCGTGTCGATGTGTGCTTGAATGACCTTGATAATTTCTGGCAATCGTCCTAGAGTTTTAGGGTTAAGAGTTTGCTCCATCAGTGTTCTCATAACCATTTGTTGTCGCTGAACCCGACCAATATCCCCAAGCCCATCATGACGATAACGTAACAGTTGTAGTGCTTTGTCGCCATTGAGATGTTGCTTTCCAGCTTTTAAATTGATGTATAAATGCTGGGAATCATCTTGATACTTCATATCTTTTGGCACATTAACCGTCACTCCTCCCAAAGCATCTATCAGCTTGCCAACTCCTAAAACGTTAATCCGCACATATCGGTCAATTTCTACTCCTCCCAGCAATTGAGTAACAGTCTTGGCACTTAAAGAAAGTCCACCTTGAACATTAGCGGCATTAATTTTTTTCACACCATGCTCCTCAATAGGAACACGGGTATCTCTTGGAATAGAAAGCATGGTTATTGTTTTCTTTTCTGGCTCAAATCGTACCAAGAGCATGACATCCGAAAGACCATCAAATGAGTTGACTTGGGGCAGATATTTGAGATTTTTAGCTTTTTTTGGGGGACTTTGAATATCTGATGAAAGTACGCTCATTCCCATAACTAAAATATTGACAGGGCGAGTTAACTCTGAAAATTGTAGCTTTTGTTCTAAAATGCGATCATTATCAAAGACTGCTGCCTCATGTGGACTCAAATTTGCCTGCATTAAAGGTTG
This portion of the Brasilonema sennae CENA114 genome encodes:
- a CDS encoding ExbD/TolR family protein codes for the protein MRLQDEPDLPPQINIVPMIDVIFAILTFFIMSTLFLTRSEGLPVNLPKAATGQAERPAQVTVTINKSGQMFLDKQVISIEQLENGVRQKVQPQQQMMVVINADEGVNHGQVVAVMDKVRKVEGAKLAIATQKP
- a CDS encoding cytochrome c biogenesis protein gives rise to the protein MTIENSVDKKSIWSAFGRLLRQELLPVLTDLRLAIVMLLAIAIFSVTGTVIEQGQSLAFYQANYPEHPALFGFLTWKVLLTLGLDHVYRTWWFLALLIFFGTSLTACTFTRQLPALKAARRWKFYDEPRQFQKLALSAEVDNGSVNSLTQLLQNRRYKVFQEKDDSLYARKGLIGRIGPIVVHVGIVTILLGSIWGAMTGFVAQEMVSSGNTFQVKNIIDAGPWATAVSKDWSVRVNRFWIDYTASGGIDQFYSDMSVLNNQEQEVDRKTIFVNSPLRYRGVTFYQTDWGISAVRVRVNKSPIFQLPMAQLNTNGQGRIWGTWIPTKPDLSEGVSLLTKDLQGTVLIYDATGKLVDTVRTGMSTQVNGVTLKILDVLGSTGLQIKADPGIPVVYTGFALLMLGVVMSYFSHSQIWVLQKDSRLYVGGKTNRAQVTFEREMLEILDKLSLPSKDEEKAVAIEPHSA
- a CDS encoding cytochrome c biogenesis protein CcdA, coding for MLETLQTRLYELEQFANTLVANQLTHLSLLSVGVIFIAGLLTSLTPCMLSMLPITIGYIGGYEAKSRLQAVAQSTWFALGLATTLAALGIIAAFVGKVYGQVGIGLPIIVSIIAILMGLNLLEALPLQLPSFGGTEWISKELPQGVRAYLIGLSFGVVASPCSTPVLASLLGWVANTQDLILGAVLLISYTAGYVAPLILAGTFTASIKKLLELRRWSGWINPVSGALLVGFGVLSLVSRIPVEIFR
- a CDS encoding LCP family protein, producing the protein MSVQKTSTTRKSYRPNYSNTKSWLGLCLGFTGLAIVSAIAGELLTLSLKSQPLMQANLSPHEAAVFDNDRILEQKLQFSELTRPVNILVMGMSVLSSDIQSPPKKAKNLKYLPQVNSFDGLSDVMLLVRFEPEKKTITMLSIPRDTRVPIEEHGVKKINAANVQGGLSLSAKTVTQLLGGVEIDRYVRINVLGVGKLIDALGGVTVNVPKDMKYQDDSQHLYINLKAGKQHLNGDKALQLLRYRHDGLGDIGRVQRQQMVMRTLMEQTLNPKTLGRLPEIIKVIQAHIDTNLTVEELITLAGFGMQNKGSNVEMLTVPGRYSQKGEFDSSYWIPDSDRIAAMMTQNFDLEPVKTLQASDPSTVQIDIQDTTASNSTSVQDLITKLQQAGYTNVSMSYAWIEPVSVTEIVAQQTDSASAEAIRKTLGFGKVQAPSTPEIDLHITIVLGKDWLQQQDSGFQLSKIHQTVQQPQINTDEYVFHLDDKP
- a CDS encoding S-layer family protein produces the protein MQISGGNINSVASNSGKSGDISISAADSFKVVNGANINAKSEGTGNAGTISITAKNGEISGAEVNSSTQNRGIAGEIVFKVANSFDLKSAIINTNTSGEANGGKISISAKKLQMLDGSSIRSNASNIGRGGDIDLQIGSLLLLRGQNSQNSRSFISTNAVSGSGNGGNITINIPNGFIVTLPNENSDITANAFSGGGGNIKITSVSNFFIEQRSREDLIRLLGTTDPNQLNPEKLSTNDITAFSQISPTLEGQVILNTLYLDPSKEFVELPTLPVDISALIDTSCAAFAEGENNKFNVTGRGGLPPSPNEPLSTDVLWTDTRTRAITTQQQGKHEPTTKPQSKPEAIKIAPATGWVFNGKGEVTLISHASNSNGIATPPASCPKR
- a CDS encoding energy transducer TonB; protein product: MSFSGTAFSGTAIEQRGKEERALKAFLAFSVIASLGIHASVLASGIVNNILNLGQEIDKEPIEVAIIETPAPKPIEKPIEPVKPVQQAPKPKIVEPIKPLVQQPPPVLPKPPVLPPVVPKPIVPPKQTVVVPKPPVQPKRTVVVTKPVVPPPKIVTPPVEKPELKPLPKIPDPAPPQPEQNLTQTLPPLRTPREIPPLRTPREIPPAGGGGGGGGGNSPRIATGSGEGTVRSGTGTGTGIGTGSGSGIGSGTGSGIGSGSGSGIGSGTGSGIGSGTGSGIGSGTGSGIGSGTGSGRSPKTEVAARPKPKIPAPTQLDFAECIKCDIKYPEKSKQRGVEGRPGVAFDIDKNGNVKNVRLISPSGHKELDNALVDSAKDFKLNSGAAGRQNVQLFANFAIQGSRTNQEAQQRQRERQERLEAQRKRQQESEQRSREAVNEQENSGRKRRALSTPPETAPLTTPDTGITGGQDTPRTPILPSSGQVTPQPPTLNPPLEQNSSSEQNGEQPSGQRKRRSLGTSDNLNNSGDQLRLPQNPSLPSEQVPSDSSGNNQ
- a CDS encoding MotA/TolQ/ExbB proton channel family protein; translated protein: MAIKNLFEAGGVVMWPLLAFSVLAVALIIERVRFWVKINNRQNRVVREVLNLYRRDNVVGAMDQLQKNADLPIARIFITALELEEPNPEEFRLALESEAQAEIPLLKRFQNIFDTIISLAPLLGLLGTVLGLIVSFASLNIGDVGASKTGGVTAGISEALVSTASGLVVAIFVLLFANTFRGLYLRQIALIQEYGGQLELLYRRRYERGDRTYASAR